From Aquificota bacterium, one genomic window encodes:
- a CDS encoding TrpB-like pyridoxal phosphate-dependent enzyme: MKYLLSENQIPKRWFNIVPYLPKPLDPPLDPQTGQPVSPDKLLAIFPEPIVEQEVSDKEWIDIPEEVLRIYSLWRPTPLHRAKNLEEYLGTPAKIFYKNESVSPPGSHKPNTAVAQAYYNKISGVKRLTTETGAGQWGSSLAFATQFFGIECEVFMVRVSYKQKPFRRILMETWGGKVVPSPSPYTQSGKRFYDEDPEHPGSLGIAISEAIERALSTPNTKYSLGSVLNHVLLHQTIIGLEAKMQMEMAGHHPDYVIGCIGGGSNFAGLAFPFLKDKITGERPNLEVIAVEPKACPTLTEGEYRYDYGDTVGLTPLIKMYTLGHDFVPPPIHAGGLRYHGDAPLVCLLYKEGFISASAYKQREVFEAALTFARTEGIVPAPESSHAIKKAIDIALECKRTGEEKVILFNLSGHGYFDLNAYDMFLRGELADT; encoded by the coding sequence ATGAAGTATTTACTTTCTGAAAACCAGATACCAAAGAGATGGTTTAACATAGTGCCTTATCTTCCCAAGCCCCTTGACCCGCCCCTTGACCCTCAAACGGGCCAGCCTGTAAGCCCCGATAAGCTCTTAGCCATATTCCCAGAACCCATAGTGGAGCAGGAGGTATCCGATAAGGAGTGGATTGACATACCGGAAGAAGTGTTGAGGATATACAGCCTTTGGAGGCCCACACCCCTTCACAGGGCAAAAAACCTTGAAGAGTACTTGGGAACTCCCGCAAAGATATTCTACAAGAACGAAAGTGTATCTCCCCCTGGGAGCCACAAGCCCAACACCGCCGTAGCCCAGGCTTACTACAACAAAATATCCGGTGTGAAAAGGCTTACCACAGAAACGGGAGCTGGTCAGTGGGGAAGCTCTCTTGCCTTTGCCACCCAGTTTTTTGGTATTGAGTGTGAAGTCTTTATGGTAAGAGTTAGCTACAAGCAGAAGCCCTTTAGAAGGATACTTATGGAAACCTGGGGAGGAAAGGTGGTACCATCACCGAGCCCTTATACCCAATCGGGTAAAAGGTTTTACGACGAAGACCCAGAGCATCCCGGAAGCCTTGGTATAGCCATAAGCGAGGCCATTGAAAGGGCCCTTTCCACGCCAAACACCAAATACTCCCTTGGAAGCGTTCTCAATCATGTGCTATTACATCAGACCATAATAGGCCTTGAGGCAAAGATGCAGATGGAGATGGCTGGCCACCACCCAGACTATGTGATAGGTTGTATAGGAGGTGGTAGCAACTTTGCGGGCCTTGCCTTTCCCTTTTTAAAGGATAAGATAACTGGAGAAAGGCCAAACCTTGAGGTTATCGCTGTGGAGCCAAAGGCATGCCCAACCTTAACAGAGGGTGAATATAGGTATGATTACGGAGACACGGTTGGGCTTACGCCCTTGATAAAGATGTACACCCTTGGTCATGATTTTGTTCCACCACCCATACATGCGGGCGGGCTAAGATACCACGGCGATGCGCCCCTTGTGTGCCTCTTATACAAGGAAGGCTTCATATCTGCATCCGCCTACAAACAGAGGGAGGTTTTTGAGGCCGCTTTGACCTTTGCAAGAACTGAGGGCATAGTGCCAGCCCCAGAGTCATCCCACGCCATAAAGAAGGCCATAGACATAGCCCTTGAATGCAAGAGAACGGGGGAGGAAAAGGTTATTCTCTTTAACCTTTCTGGACATGGCTACTTTGACCTTAACGCTTACGATATGTTTTTAAGAGGTGAGCTTGCAGATACATAA
- a CDS encoding SH3 domain-containing protein, with product MALINQQSYTLIDHMKRIEDFPEALEGKRVKDWIREDELPKGRLFIKGRELKKEDLLALMEKTNLENIPDLVLVKFGWTLKRTNMRMYPSQDIIHKGNPSIDYNQYTLLEPFTPLAILHRSKDGEWLYVHAPYMRGWVRKEDVLVRSREELLKIIRMPFLVVVKNKVEIGCVVFGLGSKIPYVEKKEESYRVLLPDLRTIWIKKGEGLSEGFLNFSEERARSVLEGLLGTTYDWGGKEGRWDCSSLVQSLYAVFGLELPRNSAQQAKIGRILARSFSSYEEFKSLLKDLPPFRTLIFMKGHVMIYGGMEGGEPVIYHAVHSIIQEDGKRNHIGAIAKNYLERHRLRSIYRSIISVNVLD from the coding sequence GTGGCGCTTATAAACCAGCAGTCCTACACTCTCATTGACCATATGAAAAGGATTGAAGATTTTCCCGAAGCATTGGAGGGCAAAAGGGTAAAAGATTGGATAAGGGAGGATGAGCTACCTAAGGGGAGGCTTTTTATAAAGGGTAGAGAGCTAAAGAAAGAAGACCTTTTGGCCCTTATGGAAAAAACAAACCTTGAAAACATACCGGACCTTGTGCTTGTAAAGTTTGGATGGACGCTAAAAAGGACCAACATGCGTATGTACCCAAGCCAAGACATTATTCATAAAGGGAACCCATCCATAGACTACAACCAATACACCCTCCTTGAGCCTTTTACACCCCTTGCCATACTCCACAGATCAAAGGATGGAGAGTGGCTTTATGTGCATGCGCCTTATATGAGGGGTTGGGTAAGGAAGGAAGATGTTCTTGTAAGAAGCAGGGAGGAACTTCTAAAAATCATAAGAATGCCCTTCCTTGTGGTTGTGAAGAATAAGGTAGAGATAGGCTGTGTGGTCTTTGGCCTTGGATCCAAAATACCCTATGTGGAAAAGAAGGAAGAAAGCTACAGAGTGTTGCTCCCGGATTTAAGAACCATATGGATAAAAAAGGGAGAAGGCCTTTCAGAAGGCTTTTTAAACTTCAGTGAAGAGAGGGCAAGGTCCGTGCTTGAAGGCCTTCTTGGCACAACTTACGATTGGGGTGGGAAGGAGGGAAGGTGGGACTGCTCTTCCCTGGTGCAAAGCCTTTATGCCGTCTTTGGCCTTGAACTTCCAAGGAACTCAGCCCAGCAGGCAAAGATAGGAAGGATTTTAGCAAGAAGCTTTTCCTCTTATGAGGAGTTTAAAAGCCTTTTGAAAGACCTTCCACCCTTTAGGACCCTTATATTCATGAAAGGTCATGTGATGATATACGGGGGCATGGAAGGGGGAGAGCCGGTTATCTACCATGCGGTCCACAGCATCATCCAAGAGGATGGCAAAAGGAATCATATAGGTGCCATAGCCAAAAACTACCTTGAAAGGCACAGGCTAAGAAGTATATACAGGTCCATAATAAGCGTGAATGTGCTGGATTAG
- a CDS encoding arsenate reductase ArsC translates to MKIAFICTGNSARSQMAEAFAKKIAEKLGINLQIYSAGSNPAKEINPFAVEVMREKNIDLSSQRPKGLEEIPYNDLDIVITLCDSARQSCPNLPARKHIHWDLPDPASFEGPPEAKREFFRKVRDSIEERIWDLLQSLHIKS, encoded by the coding sequence ATGAAGATAGCCTTTATATGCACAGGGAACTCCGCAAGGAGCCAGATGGCAGAAGCTTTTGCAAAGAAAATAGCAGAAAAGCTTGGTATAAACCTTCAGATATACTCTGCGGGTTCCAATCCTGCAAAAGAAATAAACCCCTTTGCCGTGGAAGTAATGAGAGAAAAAAACATAGACCTATCTTCTCAAAGACCAAAGGGCCTTGAGGAAATACCTTACAACGACCTTGATATAGTAATAACCCTATGCGATAGCGCAAGACAGAGCTGTCCTAATCTCCCAGCAAGAAAGCACATACACTGGGACCTTCCAGACCCAGCAAGCTTTGAAGGCCCACCAGAAGCAAAAAGAGAGTTTTTTAGAAAGGTTAGAGATAGTATTGAAGAAAGGATTTGGGACCTATTACAGAGTTTACACATAAAAAGTTAG
- a CDS encoding glycine--tRNA ligase subunit alpha codes for MYFQDLIMTLHKFWAERGCAVWQPYDIETGAGTMNPATFLKVLGKKPWNVAYVEPSRRPKDGRYGENPNRLQHYFQFQVILKPAPENPQEIYLESLKALGIDPREHDIRFVEDDWESPTLGAWGLGWEVWLDGMEITQFTYFQQAGGLDLEEISVEITYGLERIAMYLQDVDSVFDIRWNQWLTYGDVFKVSEYQWSVYNFEKSDPKMLFELYEMYEKETKRLLEEGLVLPAYDYLLKCSHTFNLLDARGVISVQERARYIRRMNTLAQRIAKMYLETLA; via the coding sequence ATGTACTTCCAGGACCTTATAATGACCTTGCACAAGTTTTGGGCAGAGAGGGGCTGTGCCGTCTGGCAACCCTACGATATAGAGACGGGCGCAGGAACGATGAACCCAGCCACCTTTTTAAAGGTGCTTGGGAAAAAGCCTTGGAATGTGGCCTACGTGGAGCCATCAAGGAGGCCCAAGGATGGAAGGTATGGGGAGAACCCAAATAGGCTACAGCACTACTTTCAATTTCAGGTGATCCTAAAGCCCGCACCAGAAAACCCTCAGGAGATATACTTGGAGAGCCTTAAGGCCCTTGGCATAGACCCGAGGGAGCATGATATCAGGTTTGTGGAGGATGACTGGGAGTCTCCTACCCTTGGTGCTTGGGGTCTTGGGTGGGAGGTTTGGCTTGACGGCATGGAGATAACCCAGTTTACCTACTTCCAGCAGGCTGGAGGCCTTGACCTTGAGGAGATATCGGTAGAAATCACCTACGGCCTTGAGAGGATAGCCATGTATTTACAAGATGTGGACAGCGTCTTTGATATAAGGTGGAACCAGTGGCTAACCTACGGCGATGTTTTTAAAGTCTCAGAATACCAGTGGAGCGTGTATAACTTTGAAAAGTCAGACCCTAAGATGCTCTTTGAACTATATGAGATGTATGAAAAAGAGACAAAGAGGCTTTTGGAGGAGGGGCTTGTGCTACCAGCTTACGATTATCTTCTTAAGTGTTCTCATACCTTTAACCTGCTTGATGCAAGGGGTGTAATATCAGTACAGGAGAGGGCAAGGTACATAAGGAGGATGAACACCTTGGCCCAGAGGATAGCAAAGATGTATTTGGAAACCTTGGCATGA
- a CDS encoding endonuclease V has protein sequence MDLERLKNLQLDCAKRVIQEDRFEKVELIGGIDLTFERIEENPTRAWACLAVVRLSNLRLVYYKVVEGVVDFPYIPTFLAFRELPLMLRLYQEAEVRPHVFFIDGQGVAHPRGCGIASHFGVETNSVSVGVAKTRLFGYYKNLGEKRGSYSYLTYRGHIVGAALRTKDGAEPIYVSVGHLISLKTAMDLVLRTCIYRIPEPTRLAHNILQRVRKGLK, from the coding sequence ATGGACCTTGAAAGGCTAAAAAACCTACAGCTTGATTGTGCAAAGAGGGTGATACAGGAGGACAGGTTTGAAAAGGTGGAGCTAATAGGGGGCATTGACCTCACCTTTGAAAGGATAGAAGAGAACCCCACACGCGCCTGGGCATGCCTTGCAGTAGTAAGGCTCTCGAACCTAAGGCTTGTCTATTATAAGGTGGTGGAGGGAGTGGTGGACTTTCCCTACATACCCACCTTTTTGGCCTTCAGAGAGCTCCCTCTTATGCTAAGGCTCTACCAAGAGGCGGAGGTAAGGCCTCATGTCTTTTTTATAGACGGTCAGGGGGTGGCCCATCCAAGGGGCTGTGGCATAGCCTCCCATTTTGGCGTGGAGACAAACAGCGTAAGCGTGGGTGTGGCAAAGACAAGGCTCTTTGGCTACTACAAAAACCTTGGAGAAAAGAGGGGAAGCTACTCCTATTTGACCTACAGGGGCCATATAGTGGGTGCGGCCCTCAGAACAAAGGATGGGGCAGAGCCTATTTATGTTTCCGTTGGCCATCTTATAAGCCTAAAAACTGCCATGGACCTTGTTTTAAGGACCTGTATTTACCGAATACCAGAACCTACAAGGCTTGCTCACAACATACTTCAAAGGGTGAGAAAGGGTTTAAAATAG
- a CDS encoding flippase: MKVNSNSLIKNWVFSTLRSNVIKNIFSLYIIHFANYLLPLIVVPYLVRVLSPSGFGIVSFAQSLIAYLTIFVDYGFALSATRKISVYRNNKIEVSRIFFNVLAAKGFLGLIGFIVLLLLTSLIPQFKEISTLLIILYGTIVGNILFPIWLFQGLEKMVFISVINLTTKILMVMGIFLFVKSSQDYLLYAIILSVSSMFAGFIGIILALWRFKIDFTMPSLQGIWKELKDGWILFLSMASVSLYTAGNPLILGLLTNNHTIVGYYSAAERIVKAILGLLGPISQAVYPRFSKMAAESKDLALQWGKRMLVLMGGIGFFLSFVIFLSSPLIVRLILGSDYIPSIAVMQILAWLCFLIAVSNVLGIQIMLPFGRDKAFTSIIFGAGVINVILAVLLVPTWYELGMALSVLISELFVTAAMFIYLTLNQLNPLKTIAKEVKQ, from the coding sequence ATGAAAGTCAACTCAAATAGCTTAATTAAAAACTGGGTATTTTCTACCTTACGTAGCAATGTTATAAAAAATATTTTCTCGCTTTATATCATCCATTTTGCAAACTATTTATTACCTTTAATCGTAGTTCCTTACCTTGTTAGAGTTCTAAGTCCTTCTGGATTTGGTATAGTTTCCTTTGCTCAAAGTTTGATAGCATACCTTACCATCTTTGTAGATTATGGATTTGCATTATCAGCAACAAGGAAAATTTCTGTATATCGTAATAACAAGATAGAAGTTAGTCGTATTTTCTTCAATGTACTGGCTGCTAAAGGCTTTTTAGGTTTAATAGGGTTTATTGTTTTATTGCTTTTAACAAGTTTAATACCTCAATTTAAAGAAATTTCTACACTTTTAATAATTCTTTATGGCACAATAGTTGGTAATATACTTTTCCCTATTTGGCTTTTCCAAGGATTGGAAAAAATGGTCTTTATTTCCGTAATTAATTTGACCACAAAAATCCTTATGGTAATGGGCATTTTTCTTTTTGTAAAAAGCTCGCAGGACTATCTCCTGTATGCAATTATTTTAAGTGTTAGTTCTATGTTTGCAGGATTTATAGGTATAATATTAGCTTTGTGGAGGTTTAAAATAGACTTTACCATGCCGTCTTTACAGGGGATTTGGAAGGAGCTTAAGGATGGTTGGATACTATTTTTATCTATGGCATCTGTAAGTTTATACACGGCAGGCAATCCTCTAATATTGGGCTTGCTAACCAACAATCATACCATCGTTGGTTATTACAGTGCTGCCGAGAGGATTGTAAAAGCAATACTTGGGCTTTTGGGGCCAATCTCTCAGGCTGTATATCCAAGATTTAGTAAAATGGCTGCAGAGTCAAAAGATTTAGCGCTTCAGTGGGGGAAGAGAATGCTTGTTTTGATGGGGGGTATAGGATTTTTTCTGTCGTTTGTAATATTCTTATCTTCTCCTTTAATTGTTAGATTAATTTTAGGGTCTGATTATATACCTTCTATTGCAGTTATGCAAATATTAGCATGGTTATGCTTTCTTATTGCAGTAAGTAATGTTTTAGGTATCCAAATTATGTTGCCTTTTGGAAGAGATAAGGCATTCACCTCTATAATCTTTGGAGCAGGGGTTATTAACGTTATACTTGCTGTTTTATTAGTCCCTACTTGGTACGAATTGGGCATGGCATTATCTGTCTTGATAAGCGAGCTGTTTGTAACTGCCGCAATGTTTATTTACCTAACACTCAACCAACTTAATCCCTTAAAGACAATAGCAAAGGAGGTAAAGCAGTGA
- a CDS encoding glycosyltransferase, with protein MKELWLFIASFLLSFTACYLFIRFNPFGSWAYDPTSGGPQKFHTKPVPRVGGLAIFITLLFFSFFEGSYWTLVLCSLPAFFGGLLEDLTKRVGVRERFFLTMLSGALGYFLLDAYINRVDLPIFDHLLSLSLVSFAFTVFAVGGVANAINIIDGYNGLASGVSLLSLLALGYVSYLVGDYHLAKLCLLLCCAILGFFLWNYPSGSIFLGDGGAYLLGFLIAEVSVLLVQRNPEVSPWFPLLVVAYPVVETLFSIYRKKLLRGTSPGEPDKLHLHMLIYKRLVKVEDKLLRNFMTSPYLWTLSLLSIIPAVIFWKNTLILIALFLCFVWVYVALYRRLVRFGKV; from the coding sequence TTGAAAGAGCTTTGGCTTTTTATTGCTTCATTCCTTCTCTCTTTTACAGCCTGCTATCTTTTCATAAGGTTTAACCCCTTTGGCAGTTGGGCCTATGACCCTACCTCAGGTGGCCCCCAGAAGTTTCATACCAAGCCTGTGCCAAGGGTGGGAGGCCTTGCCATCTTTATAACACTTTTGTTTTTCTCATTCTTTGAAGGCTCCTATTGGACCCTTGTCTTATGCAGCCTTCCAGCCTTTTTTGGTGGCCTTTTGGAGGACCTTACCAAAAGGGTGGGAGTAAGAGAGCGCTTTTTCCTTACCATGCTTTCCGGCGCCCTTGGCTACTTCCTCCTTGATGCCTACATAAACCGTGTAGACCTTCCCATCTTTGACCACCTTTTGAGCCTTTCCCTTGTATCCTTTGCCTTCACAGTTTTTGCAGTGGGTGGAGTGGCCAACGCCATAAACATAATAGATGGCTACAACGGCCTTGCCAGCGGCGTATCCCTCCTTAGCCTCTTGGCCCTTGGCTATGTGTCCTACTTGGTGGGGGACTATCATCTTGCCAAGCTGTGCCTCCTTTTATGCTGTGCCATCTTAGGCTTTTTCCTTTGGAACTACCCTTCCGGAAGTATCTTTTTAGGCGACGGTGGAGCCTACCTCCTTGGCTTCCTGATAGCGGAAGTGAGCGTGCTTTTGGTCCAAAGGAACCCAGAGGTCTCCCCATGGTTCCCCTTGCTTGTGGTAGCTTACCCAGTGGTGGAAACGCTTTTTTCTATTTATAGGAAGAAATTACTAAGAGGCACAAGTCCGGGAGAACCAGACAAGTTGCACCTACATATGCTCATATACAAAAGGCTGGTAAAGGTGGAAGACAAGCTTCTAAGAAACTTCATGACTTCCCCCTACCTATGGACCCTAAGCCTCCTAAGCATAATCCCCGCCGTAATCTTTTGGAAGAATACTTTAATACTTATAGCACTTTTCCTTTGCTTTGTGTGGGTTTATGTGGCTCTTTATAGAAGGTTGGTGAGGTTTGGAAAGGTATGA
- a CDS encoding ATP-dependent helicase — protein MERLNPSQEKAVKHFGKPLLVIAGAGSGKTKTLAHKVEFLIREKAIDPSRILAITFTNKASKEIKERVKKVAGVELPWAGTFHSVALRLLKEKGREIGLRPDFTLLSEEDRNKLIKRVAQLKNLNPDLLKAYMSHRIEDLKGPEDERLEMAFKEYLTVAREMNLLDFSLIMLYLLKLLKSRPSIREDFDFVLVDEFQDTNTVQYEVLRLIADKNVCVIGDPNQCIYEWRYARPDNILRFMEDFNPDVIKLEYNYRSKPYILYVANSILQASKAQWKELVPTLRPTRQGEERPVVKRFEKPEEEAFWIASKVKELLNHYKHSQIAILVRVGYITEAIERAFYSLKIPYKVVGAIRFFERAEIKDALSFIKLLINPYDRFSFERAVSVATRGVGEKSVELIVKLGKGNCLEGSRLALKELPQTKAMELYGLLKNLSLLKKGLEDYARSFEEFLERVGFWSYLEEEYKDGEERKENVRELIRYLRQKREEGYSLEEVFKEIDFLLEHEEEEGAVRIMTIHASKGLEFDVVFLPRLEEGILPHEKALESEEELEEELRLFYVAITRAKDLLFMSYTRDSKPSRFLSYIPKNLLDLSAFVKKKTTYMPELKSLHRFKVGDRVWHEVFGEGLILSLEDSKALVEFPSGRKSIHTAFLKPVV, from the coding sequence ATGGAGAGGCTAAACCCATCTCAGGAGAAAGCGGTAAAACACTTTGGAAAGCCCCTTCTTGTTATAGCGGGTGCTGGCTCTGGAAAGACCAAGACCTTGGCCCACAAGGTAGAGTTTCTAATAAGGGAAAAGGCCATTGACCCTTCAAGGATTTTGGCCATAACCTTTACCAACAAGGCAAGCAAGGAGATAAAGGAAAGGGTGAAAAAGGTGGCTGGTGTGGAGCTTCCTTGGGCCGGCACCTTTCATTCGGTGGCTCTAAGGCTCCTAAAGGAGAAGGGAAGGGAGATAGGGCTAAGGCCTGACTTTACTTTACTCTCGGAAGAGGACAGGAACAAGCTTATCAAAAGGGTAGCCCAGCTAAAAAACCTAAACCCAGACCTCTTAAAAGCCTACATGTCACACAGGATAGAGGACCTAAAAGGACCGGAGGATGAGAGGCTTGAGATGGCCTTCAAAGAGTATTTGACCGTTGCGAGGGAGATGAACCTTCTTGATTTTAGCCTTATTATGCTCTACCTTCTAAAGCTCTTGAAGTCAAGGCCAAGCATAAGGGAAGACTTTGACTTTGTTTTGGTGGATGAGTTCCAGGATACGAACACGGTGCAGTATGAGGTCCTAAGGCTCATTGCGGACAAGAATGTATGCGTGATAGGGGACCCAAACCAGTGTATTTATGAGTGGAGGTATGCAAGGCCGGACAACATCCTGCGCTTTATGGAGGACTTTAACCCAGATGTGATAAAGCTGGAGTATAACTACCGTTCAAAGCCCTACATACTGTATGTGGCCAATTCCATACTTCAGGCTTCCAAGGCCCAATGGAAGGAGCTTGTGCCGACCCTTAGGCCCACAAGGCAGGGGGAAGAAAGGCCTGTGGTAAAAAGGTTTGAAAAACCAGAAGAAGAGGCCTTTTGGATAGCCTCAAAGGTAAAAGAGCTTTTAAACCACTACAAACACTCCCAGATAGCTATCCTTGTTAGGGTGGGCTACATTACAGAGGCCATTGAGAGAGCCTTTTATAGCCTTAAGATACCCTACAAGGTGGTGGGTGCCATAAGGTTCTTTGAAAGGGCCGAGATAAAGGATGCCTTGAGCTTTATAAAGCTTCTTATAAACCCTTACGATAGGTTTAGCTTTGAGAGGGCCGTAAGTGTGGCCACAAGGGGCGTAGGGGAAAAGAGCGTAGAGCTTATAGTGAAACTTGGCAAGGGCAACTGCTTGGAGGGCTCAAGGCTTGCATTAAAGGAGCTTCCTCAGACAAAGGCCATGGAGCTGTATGGCCTTTTGAAAAACCTATCCCTTTTGAAGAAGGGACTTGAGGACTATGCAAGGTCCTTTGAAGAGTTCCTTGAAAGGGTAGGCTTTTGGTCCTATCTGGAGGAGGAATACAAGGACGGTGAGGAGAGAAAAGAGAATGTGAGGGAGCTAATAAGGTATTTAAGGCAGAAAAGAGAGGAGGGCTATAGCTTGGAGGAGGTCTTCAAAGAGATAGACTTTCTTTTGGAGCATGAGGAGGAAGAGGGAGCGGTGAGGATAATGACCATACATGCTAGCAAGGGTTTGGAGTTTGATGTGGTCTTTCTTCCAAGGCTAGAAGAGGGCATACTGCCCCATGAGAAGGCCTTGGAAAGCGAGGAGGAGCTTGAAGAGGAGCTAAGGCTTTTCTATGTGGCCATAACGAGGGCAAAGGACCTACTCTTTATGAGCTACACAAGGGATTCAAAGCCCAGCAGGTTTCTATCTTACATACCCAAAAACCTCCTTGACCTTTCGGCCTTTGTAAAGAAGAAAACCACCTACATGCCAGAGCTAAAAAGCCTTCATAGGTTCAAGGTGGGCGACAGGGTATGGCATGAGGTCTTTGGAGAGGGCCTCATTCTAAGCCTTGAGGATTCAAAGGCTTTGGTGGAGTTCCCATCGGGCAGAAAGAGCATACACACAGCCTTTTTAAAGCCTGTGGTATAA
- a CDS encoding MBL fold metallo-hydrolase, which yields MRVIPYGGAKRVTGSCFYVEVRDVRLLIDCGMFQGEDEEKNYQPFTFDPKKLDYVILTHAHIDHCGRIPLLVKEGFKGKIICTEPTAKLSRFMLLDASKVMYENYKTLLKKLVRTGKVPREPLYEEYDVLEAMEFFKVILPYNKDYRLSKGVVLRLRDAGHILGSAFVELDVYEDNKPKRVIFSGDLGNKNKPIVQDPESPSQADYVFIESTYGDRNHKSFEESKQELLEAIRYTIGRGGNLIIPSYALERAQEILYVLREFYEEGKLPRCQIFLDSPLAISITRLFTSHPEFYDRDTYKVFLEKNPFELPNLIYTKDVEESKAINSISSGAIIIAGSGMLNGGRVLHHLKYNLWREECSIVFVGYQPRGTLGRKIIEGAQTVRIFSEEINVRAKVFTINGFSSHADQRGLLEWLSYTQRPKKVFLIHGEEEKMKVFGEAIRAELGLSWHIPEEGEVIDL from the coding sequence ATGAGGGTAATACCCTACGGTGGTGCAAAAAGGGTAACGGGTAGCTGTTTTTATGTGGAGGTGAGGGATGTAAGGCTTCTTATAGACTGCGGTATGTTTCAGGGAGAGGACGAGGAGAAAAACTACCAGCCCTTTACCTTTGACCCCAAAAAGCTGGATTATGTCATACTGACCCATGCCCATATAGACCACTGCGGAAGGATACCCTTGCTTGTAAAAGAGGGCTTTAAAGGGAAGATCATATGCACAGAGCCTACGGCCAAGCTCTCAAGGTTTATGCTTTTGGACGCAAGCAAGGTTATGTATGAAAACTACAAGACCCTTTTGAAAAAGCTTGTTAGGACAGGCAAGGTGCCAAGGGAGCCACTCTACGAAGAGTATGACGTTCTTGAAGCTATGGAGTTTTTCAAGGTTATACTTCCTTACAACAAGGACTATCGGCTCTCAAAGGGTGTGGTGCTAAGGTTGAGAGACGCAGGGCATATATTAGGGTCGGCCTTTGTAGAGCTTGATGTATACGAAGACAACAAGCCCAAAAGGGTCATCTTCTCCGGGGACCTTGGCAACAAGAACAAACCCATAGTGCAAGACCCAGAGAGCCCATCACAAGCTGACTATGTCTTTATAGAGAGCACTTACGGAGACAGGAACCACAAGAGCTTTGAAGAATCCAAGCAAGAGCTTCTTGAGGCCATAAGGTACACCATAGGAAGGGGTGGCAACCTCATCATACCCTCCTACGCCCTTGAGAGGGCCCAAGAGATACTCTACGTTTTGAGGGAGTTTTATGAGGAGGGAAAGCTACCCAGATGCCAAATATTCCTTGACAGTCCATTGGCCATAAGCATAACAAGGCTTTTCACCTCTCATCCAGAGTTTTATGACAGGGATACTTACAAGGTTTTCCTTGAGAAGAACCCCTTTGAACTCCCAAACCTTATCTATACGAAGGATGTGGAAGAGTCAAAGGCCATAAATTCCATAAGTTCTGGTGCCATAATAATCGCTGGGTCTGGCATGCTAAACGGTGGGAGGGTCTTACACCATCTAAAATACAACCTCTGGAGGGAGGAGTGTTCCATAGTCTTTGTGGGCTACCAGCCGAGGGGTACCCTTGGAAGGAAGATAATAGAAGGGGCTCAAACGGTAAGGATATTCTCTGAAGAGATAAATGTGAGGGCAAAGGTCTTTACCATAAACGGCTTTTCCTCCCATGCGGACCAAAGGGGCCTTTTGGAGTGGCTCTCCTATACTCAAAGGCCCAAAAAGGTCTTCCTCATACACGGAGAAGAAGAAAAGATGAAGGTCTTTGGTGAGGCCATAAGGGCAGAGCTTGGTCTTTCTTGGCATATACCAGAGGAGGGAGAGGTAATAGACCTCTAA
- a CDS encoding TetR/AcrR family transcriptional regulator: MRRKGTKEKILEASLRLFSEKGIRETTIKDIAKEVGITEGAIYRHFKSKEEIVLGLFSSYSEELYNRLISVVKEEAPYKERFYKAVDTFLSFAFENPSAFKYLNIFHYLRAEDIKGFDELPKDALLGLIEKGIEENFIKIRKEYALAVFVGTLERVFLLVEAGLLSREAVKTEEIANIIWKSLS; this comes from the coding sequence ATGCGACGCAAAGGAACAAAGGAGAAGATATTAGAAGCTTCCCTTAGGCTCTTTTCTGAAAAGGGAATAAGGGAGACTACCATTAAGGACATAGCCAAGGAGGTGGGCATAACGGAGGGGGCCATATACAGGCATTTTAAAAGCAAAGAGGAGATAGTGCTTGGCCTTTTTAGCTCCTACTCGGAGGAGCTTTATAATAGGCTCATATCTGTAGTCAAAGAAGAAGCACCTTATAAGGAACGCTTTTACAAAGCTGTAGATACTTTTCTCTCCTTTGCCTTTGAAAATCCTTCCGCTTTTAAATATCTAAACATCTTCCACTACCTTAGAGCGGAAGATATAAAAGGCTTTGACGAACTTCCAAAGGATGCCCTGCTGGGTCTTATTGAAAAGGGCATAGAAGAAAACTTTATTAAAATAAGAAAGGAGTATGCCCTTGCGGTCTTTGTAGGAACTTTAGAAAGGGTCTTTCTTTTGGTAGAGGCTGGACTGTTAAGTAGAGAGGCAGTTAAAACAGAAGAGATAGCCAACATAATATGGAAGTCATTGAGTTAA